The genomic stretch TGCAAAGCAACACGCATGAGAAGATTTGTGCCGATGTGGCTCAATTGGCAGAGCAGCTGATTTGTAATCAGCAGGTTATCGGTTCGAGTCCGATCATCGGCTTGCATCACTTTAATAAAATATGGATGGGTTCCCGAGTGGCCAAAGGGGGCAGACTGTAAATCTGTTGCGACACGCTTCGATGGTTCGAATCCATCTCCATCCATTTAGTGATTAAAATCTTAATCACTGCATATACTATAATTGAATAACGCGGGGTGGAGCAGTCTGGAAGCTCGTCGGGCTCATAACCCGAAGGTCGCAGGTTCAAATCCTGCCCCCGCAATTTTTTTTGACTAATTTTATAAAAACGTGTACTAATGAAAGTACATAGGCCCAGATAGCTCAGTTGGTAGAGCAGAGGACTGAAAATCCTCGTGTCGCTGGTTCGATTCCGGCTTTGGGCATATGGGATACTAGCTCAGGTGGTAGAGCACTTGACTTTTAATCAAGTTGTCCGGGGTTCGAGTCCCCGGTGTCTCAGGACAAGCCTTGAAACAGAAATGTTTCAGGGCTTTTTATTTGCTATCATCATTCATCAAATTCTACAATCACATAATATCCCCGGTCATTGTGTTTTATCTCTTTGACAATGCCGTGATCAGATTTAATCCGGTCACGTCCTACGTAGCAGCCGGACATGGCCACTGCAGGGTCTATGATATAGCTATAGCTGCTGGTTCCTTCCCTTTCTATGATCTGAACTTCATCTCCGGCTTTAACCAGACCGGGACGCTCCATCTTAAATTCGATTAATCTCATAATATAACCATCTCCTTTTTCATTTCCAAAATTATATTATAGCTCTGCGAGAAAAAATTGTAAAGAGAGGATAAGGATGCTATACTAAAAGAGTCGGTTTATAAAGAAAAATGTAAAAAGAACAGGGAATGAGCCCAGTGGTTTATGCAGACGAAAGGCGGTTCATACTATGAATGTTACACCGAATTTATTAAAAAAGTTAATGGAATATGGAGAATCGGATTTTTATCCTTTTCACATGCCGGGACATAAAAGGCAGTATCATGGATCCTTTGCCGATAATTTTCCAAATCCTTTTTCCATAGATATTACGGAGATCGATGGTTTTGATAACCTGCACCATCCGGAAGGGATTTTAAAGGAGTCTATGGAATGGGCTTCCAGGGTATACGGGAGCAGCAGAACGTATTATCTTGTTAATGGAAGCAGCAGCGGGATCCTTAGTGCCATAAGCGGGACCGTATCAAGGGGTGGAACCATTCTTATGAGCAGAAACTGTCATAAGTCAGCGTTTCATGGAGTTTTCCTCAATCAGTTAAGCGCGGAATATATTTATCCACAAATTATACCTGAATTCGGTATTCAAGGTGGATTACTTCCGGAAAAAATCGAAGAGATGTTGATGAGCAATCGGAAGATTCAAGCGGTGTTTATTGTATCTCCAACTTATGATGGCATTGTATCTGATATTAAGGCCATTGCAGAGGTAGCTCATAAATTCCGCCTGCCACTCATTGTGGATGAAGCTCATGGAGCACACTTTTCCTTTGGAAGAGAGGTAGGATTTCCGGTTTCTGCTTTAGAACTTGGAGCGGATGTGGTGATTCAGAGCCTTCATAAAACTCTTCCTTCTTTTACTCAGACGGCTGTTATGCACGTAAAGGAAGGATATGTGGATATGGGGAGATTGGATCGCTATGTGCATATGTATCAGACCAGCAGCCCCTCCTACGTGCTGATGGCAGGGATCGAGGGCTGTATACGGTATATGGCCGGGGAAGGGCTGGAGCAGATGAGGATCTTTTCCGATAGAATAGGAGAGGTCCGAACGGCTTTGTCTAGTATGAAACACCTAAGGCTTCTTACGGATCAGGAAAAGGGGATGAATGGAATCTTTGATATGGATCTCTCTAAAATCATTGTTTCCACAAGAGGTACGGAGAAATCAGGAGCCTGGCTGGATGACAAACTGAGAGAGGAATATCATCTGGAGATGGAAATGTGCGGTTCAGACTATGTGACTGCCATAACGACACTTGCTGATACGCAGGAAGGTCTAAAACGGCTGTGTAAAGCTCTGCTTCATATTGATTCCGTGCTTTCTGCTGAGGAAGGCTGTGAAGATGAGAATTGCTTATATCAGGGGCTGGAGAGAATGCCGGAATGCCGGTTGAGCATTGCCCAAGCGATGGATGAACCGAGGCGAAGGATGGCTATTCCTGACTGCGAGGGTAAGATATCAGCAGAATTTGTTTACGTGTATCCCCCGGGGATACCCATCGTTGTACCAGGTGAGGTTTTAAAAAAGGAATCCATTGATCTGATTATGAAGTATAAAGAGCTTGGCCTTGCAGTTCAGGGGATGGAAGATGAAGAATCCAGAGAGCTTTTTGTGGTTGATGAAGCTGGAATAAATGTTAGATAGATTAAAAGATAAAATAAAAGTTAAAATAAAAGATAAAAAAGATAGGATAAAAGATGGAGCAGATAATATGGGCAAAATATTCTATGTAATGGGAAAAAGTGCTTCCGGAAAAGATACAGTTTATAAAAGACTTTTAAAGAGGCTTCCCCAATTAAAGAAAGTAGTTTTATATACCACCAGACCGATTCGGGATGGAGAAAAGGATGGGGTGGAATATTATTTTACTACCAGTGATAAGCTGGAGGAATTCCGAAAAGAACACAGGCTTATTGAGGAGAGGACTTATGAAACTGTTTATGGTCCGTGGAGCTATTTTACTGTTGATGACGGTCAGATCAATTTAGCCGGGAATAATGGATATCTGATGATCGGAACCCTGGAATCTTATGAAAAGACAAGGGCTTATTTTGGAGAGGATAGGTTGTTTCCTATTTATATTGAGGTTGAGGATGGAGACCGGCTTTTGAGAGCTATTAAACGAGAGAAGGGACAGAAGACACCTAAATATAGGGAACTTTGCAGAAGGTTTCTGGCGGATGAAGAGGATTTTAAAGAAGAAAATCTACTTAGATGCGGAATACATAAGAGATTCTGCAACCAGGAGCTGGAATCTTGCCTGGATGAGATCGTAAATGCCGTGACCGCAGAGATAGAATGAGTTGATCTTCCCCACTTCATTGCCGGAAAGGCATAAGTGGGGGGCTTACTTGATGAAGTTAAAATAAGCATGAAAGAGTTATGGAATTCCATAGCGCCTTTCATGCTTATTTTAAGGTTAAGCTTTTATTTAGCTGCAAGCCGTTTCGCCTTTGCTTCCATACGTGTCCTTGTTACATCGATAAATACAGCGGCGATGATAACCAGACCGATCACAATATATTGTACGGAACTGGAGGTATTTAAGAGTGTTAAACCATTTCGAATGGTAGAAATCATCAGGGCGCCGATTAAAGTTCCCCAGATGGTTCCTTTTCCTCCCATAAAGGAGGCACCGCCAATAATACATGCCGCAATGGCATCCGTATCATATGGTGAGATGGCAGCAGAAGGATTGGCAACAGCGGATCGTCCGACTATAACCAGTGCGGCAATGGAGCACATAAAACCGGATAAGCTGTAAACAAAAATCAGTATATTATCGGAATTGATTCCGGAAAGCCTGGCAGCTTCCGGATTACCGCCTACGCAGTAAATCATTCTTCCAAGTGCGGTTTTGTTTAAAAAGAAATGATATACGATATAGATTAATATTAAAATGATAAAGCAAAGTGGGATCCCGGAGAATCCGCCGGATACTTTAAATAAGTTGCTGGAGCCTAAAAATGTAACGGCAGCCGGAAAGTCGGAGATTGTCTTTGTTGAGACCACCAGCAGTGCCAGTCCGCACAGTACGTTTTTCATACCCAGGGTTGAAACGAAAGGATGGGGAAGATGCATTTTTGTGAGCAGGATGCCGTTTAAGAATCCAACGGAAATTCCGGTTATGATACAGACCAGGATTAATACCAGAGAGTTTGTAATGCCGAAGGATGATTTCAGCATACCCATCATACACGCGCACAGGATTGCATTTGCACCAACGGATAAGTCGATGCCTGCCGTAATCAGTACCACCAGCATGGCTGCGGAAATCAGCCCGTTAACAGCCGTTTGTCTTAGAATATTCATCATATTATTGAGTGTAAAAAATTTATCAGTTGCCAGTGATAAAACAATGAACAAAAGAACCAAGGCCAGTAAAGGAGCCACCTTTCCTATAATATCTTTCATTTTCTTCGTCTTCATCGAATTTCGCCTCCCCAAGCCGCTTTCATGATTATTTCCTGATTCAGGACATCTGTTTTTCTCGAAAGTTCACCCATGACTTTTCCTTCCCTCATGACGATTACCCGGTCACTCATTCCTATGATCTCCGGTAATTCGGAAGAAATCATGATAACACATTTTCCGGCACGGACCAGACGGTTCATGATGTTATAAACTTCGACCTTAGCACCTACGTCAATTCCTCTGGTCGGTTCATCAAATATGTAGATGTCCGCGTTTGTATTGATCCATTTTCCGATGACCACTTTTTGCTGATTGCCGCCTGACAGCTGCCCCACCACCTCATCGGCGGTGGGAGTTTTTATTTTCAAGTCACTGATATTTTCTTCGGCCAGCTGATCGATCTGTTTCTCATCAAAGAACAGGCCTTTCGTACAGCGTCTCATATTACTTAAGATCAGGTTTGTTCGGACTGATTGGGAAAGAACAAGTCCCTGCCCTTTGCGGTCTTCTGTTAAAAATGCCATCCCGCAGCGGATACCGGCTTTTGGAGACTTTATGGCCACTTTCTCCCCATTTACATAAATATCTCCGCTGTCATATGGGTCAGCACCGAATACAGCCCGGAATGTTTCGGTTCTGCCGGCGCCTACTAAACCGGCAAAACCGAGGATTTCTCCATGGTTTGCATGAAAGCTCACATCCCTTAATACACCTGCGGAGTTTAAATGCTCTACCCGGAGGGCTTCCGTACCGGTCTCCGCA from Lacrimispora sphenoides JCM 1415 encodes the following:
- a CDS encoding aminotransferase class I/II-fold pyridoxal phosphate-dependent enzyme — its product is MNVTPNLLKKLMEYGESDFYPFHMPGHKRQYHGSFADNFPNPFSIDITEIDGFDNLHHPEGILKESMEWASRVYGSSRTYYLVNGSSSGILSAISGTVSRGGTILMSRNCHKSAFHGVFLNQLSAEYIYPQIIPEFGIQGGLLPEKIEEMLMSNRKIQAVFIVSPTYDGIVSDIKAIAEVAHKFRLPLIVDEAHGAHFSFGREVGFPVSALELGADVVIQSLHKTLPSFTQTAVMHVKEGYVDMGRLDRYVHMYQTSSPSYVLMAGIEGCIRYMAGEGLEQMRIFSDRIGEVRTALSSMKHLRLLTDQEKGMNGIFDMDLSKIIVSTRGTEKSGAWLDDKLREEYHLEMEMCGSDYVTAITTLADTQEGLKRLCKALLHIDSVLSAEEGCEDENCLYQGLERMPECRLSIAQAMDEPRRRMAIPDCEGKISAEFVYVYPPGIPIVVPGEVLKKESIDLIMKYKELGLAVQGMEDEESRELFVVDEAGINVR
- a CDS encoding guanylate kinase; the protein is MGKIFYVMGKSASGKDTVYKRLLKRLPQLKKVVLYTTRPIRDGEKDGVEYYFTTSDKLEEFRKEHRLIEERTYETVYGPWSYFTVDDGQINLAGNNGYLMIGTLESYEKTRAYFGEDRLFPIYIEVEDGDRLLRAIKREKGQKTPKYRELCRRFLADEEDFKEENLLRCGIHKRFCNQELESCLDEIVNAVTAEIE
- a CDS encoding ABC transporter permease; protein product: MKTKKMKDIIGKVAPLLALVLLFIVLSLATDKFFTLNNMMNILRQTAVNGLISAAMLVVLITAGIDLSVGANAILCACMMGMLKSSFGITNSLVLILVCIITGISVGFLNGILLTKMHLPHPFVSTLGMKNVLCGLALLVVSTKTISDFPAAVTFLGSSNLFKVSGGFSGIPLCFIILILIYIVYHFFLNKTALGRMIYCVGGNPEAARLSGINSDNILIFVYSLSGFMCSIAALVIVGRSAVANPSAAISPYDTDAIAACIIGGASFMGGKGTIWGTLIGALMISTIRNGLTLLNTSSSVQYIVIGLVIIAAVFIDVTRTRMEAKAKRLAAK